The Schistocerca americana isolate TAMUIC-IGC-003095 chromosome 9, iqSchAmer2.1, whole genome shotgun sequence genome includes the window tggcagaaggactaattctacatctaaggtgagaactctgattaaatcaacaatgacgtggaatttcaaatgtaaaaaggttttttatttatttcgccacactggcgaccgctgacagggacagtgctggtggaacaaagagtaagtacttcattgttgtgctacaaatgtacttgtactaattactgtttctctgttacatgacgcacatggaaaatgacgaataaagtgaaacaatattaactgtataaacggatggcacaataaccagaaggaacaaggacaaggatttacaaaactaacgtaatcgtgagtgacgcagctcagtcggaattgaggtaggaaagcgcaaacgcatgcagtggctgcaccttggcttagctccacttaaagcagaaccttttcctgtccatattaaaatccctgtagtgtttgtggcaacacacaattacactttgataattatttttttatgttcaacaatcgcagaattagaagacgtagtgcgccatcttgtaaatttccgacgcgcaacaaataacaatcgcgagatatttttattaattcaactgcgagagaatttaaagatttagattaacagtaaagtacagataaaaataatatcttcacaatggaatcgaagaactttaatttgacaaatgttcatggacatgtcaccgattctgacaatagtgacgtaaatgatgacgcaattagtttttcagcacaacataatgtagaagtaaatacaattcaattgcactccacagggattaacaataacgaaccacttgcaaatgaaaccttgtgcacagtcgatgaagcatcgattaccagatcagatgaaaatatttcgcgtgaagtcagtgaacctagcccggtttcgattcaatcagaccgtggcagagaaacaatggcaacaaataatggcataaatacaaacacacaagcttcgtcagttacgcttgaggcattatatagtctgatgtcaaatgtgagcgagaaactggcgaatctagaaattacgacaaacacaaaattgtcaaacatggaaattgggttccaacagcagttttcaagtgtaaacatgcaatttgaaaacatacacagacatttcgatcaacgcttaaataaactcaccaatgaaatcgatcaaaagatcgaagacaaagtcatcaaaaccgtcaatagtatatacaatgtattggcaaatgacttagaaaagaaattgtcagatcttacaaccaaacaggaacaggaactgtcagaaatagtagaaacacacaatcaaacacaaaccgtacaaaaagaaatacatgaaaacgtacaggctattcaattaaatttaacaagagtacagtccgcatgtgaagaaatacctgaccaagttaataaagttaacgaagaagtcggttttctgaaacaggagactcgacgtatcaacgccgacattatcaaaataaatgaaaccttagaaaacggtaatgtaaatgaatcaataactgaccgggaaac containing:
- the LOC124550807 gene encoding GATA zinc finger domain-containing protein 14-like; translated protein: MESKNFNLTNVHGHVTDSDNSDVNDDAISFSAQHNVEVNTIQLHSTGINNNEPLANETLCTVDEASITRSDENISREVSEPSPVSIQSDRGRETMATNNGINTNTQASSVTLEALYSLMSNVSEKLANLEITTNTKLSNMEIGFQQQFSSVNMQFENIHRHFDQRLNKLTNEIDQKIEDKVIKTVNSIYNVLANDLEKKLSDLTTKQEQELSEIVETHNQTQTVQKEIHENVQAIQLNLTRVQSACEEIPDQVNKVNEEVGFLKQETRRINADIIKINETLENGNVNESITDRETKLFEKLGNEIKVAEDRIRKEIAGRLNVSNDLPTSSSRQHDTYSPVPDYDVNNAEHHAPSPAYVHAPAQANNGYSPNAVLQQAVEEPSTSNRNEYSGTNQNNGNGYHFNGSGQNPHSWHPYATRPNNGTWNYGNRRNSAPQRREDRRYSTDYGPRRYGNNRNHVNDWSGPRDERRHTNENYNSYSNRNDRPRRNSDGRSQENVARSGPETNWRQNNHSVHFVDVTDSTEAMPLSPG